TCAGGAAAAGAGCGGCAAATGCCCCAGCGCCGTGACTTCCTCGCGTTCCTGGCCTTCGGTGAAGACCGCCACCACCGCCGCCACCTCGCCGCCGACCTCCTCGATGATCTGGCGCAGGCTGGCCAGCGTGCCGCCGCTGGACACCACATCGTCCACGATGGCGACCTTGTGGCCCCTGATCTTCGAGATGTCGAAGCCGTCGAGGACCAGCAGTTGCGGTTTGCCGGTGGTGATGCTGACGACCTCGCGCGCCACCGGCTCGATCATGTACGGCTTGACGGTCTTGCGGATGACGACATA
This portion of the Deinococcus rubellus genome encodes:
- a CDS encoding phosphoribosyltransferase family protein encodes the protein MNNADQSAAPGASSDGQRRIYRVQVGTVTRDLPVVEVAPGVNIALFNMLGDTEVTEAAGKALAALIPGGVDVLVTPEVKALGLAHVISRESGLPYVVIRKTVKPYMIEPVAREVVSITTGKPQLLVLDGFDISKIRGHKVAIVDDVVSSGGTLASLRQIIEEVGGEVAAVVAVFTEGQEREEVTALGHLPLFS